One window of the Myxococcales bacterium genome contains the following:
- a CDS encoding glutathione S-transferase N-terminal domain-containing protein — MIDLYTSPTPNGWKASITLEELAIPYDVKTIDLMEGDQKKPEFLALNPNGRIPVIVDRGEGDFAVFESGAIMIYLAEKAGDLLPSDAKGRSQVIQWLMFQMGGIGPMMGQANVFFRYFPEKIQAAIDRYQNESRRLFEVLNSRLVDHQWLAGDYSIADIANWSWVRIHGWSGVSVEGLDGLSRWMGEMSERPACQRGIDVPTPQLDRESSAEDAEEYAKKARKILQT, encoded by the coding sequence ATGATCGATCTGTATACGTCCCCCACCCCGAACGGATGGAAGGCTTCCATCACCCTGGAAGAACTCGCAATCCCCTACGACGTCAAGACGATCGATCTGATGGAAGGCGATCAGAAAAAACCCGAGTTCCTGGCGCTCAATCCGAACGGCCGCATCCCGGTCATTGTCGATCGCGGAGAAGGAGACTTCGCCGTCTTCGAGTCGGGCGCCATCATGATCTACCTCGCCGAGAAGGCGGGGGACTTGCTCCCGAGCGACGCCAAAGGTCGTTCCCAGGTGATCCAATGGTTGATGTTTCAAATGGGGGGAATTGGGCCGATGATGGGGCAGGCCAATGTCTTCTTTCGGTACTTCCCCGAAAAGATTCAAGCCGCGATCGATCGCTATCAAAATGAATCACGTCGCCTGTTCGAAGTGTTGAACAGTCGCCTGGTCGACCATCAATGGCTCGCCGGGGACTACTCCATCGCGGACATCGCCAACTGGTCCTGGGTGCGAATCCATGGTTGGTCGGGTGTCTCGGTAGAGGGTCTCGACGGTCTCTCGCGCTGGATGGGGGAGATGAGCGAACGGCCCGCTTGCCAGCGTGGTATCGACGTGCCCACTCCTCAACTCGACCGGGAGAGCAGCGCGGAGGATGCCGAGGAGTACGCGAAGAAAGCTCGCAAGATCCTTCAGACC
- a CDS encoding PPOX class F420-dependent oxidoreductase: MSRQDCADSTYINLETFKRDGNGVKTPVWCAPLGDKLVVFTEAKAFKVKRLSRDPKIRVARCDMRGKVRGEWCTGTGRLADSQAEQDLAYAALHKKYGWIMRVTDFFSTLTGRIHGRAILVLSLDID; encoded by the coding sequence ATGTCCCGACAAGACTGCGCCGACTCCACCTATATCAACCTCGAAACCTTCAAGCGCGATGGAAACGGGGTCAAGACTCCCGTCTGGTGCGCCCCCCTCGGCGACAAACTCGTCGTCTTTACCGAAGCCAAAGCCTTCAAGGTCAAACGTCTGAGTCGCGACCCAAAAATTCGCGTGGCCCGCTGCGATATGCGGGGCAAGGTGCGCGGAGAGTGGTGCACAGGAACCGGCCGACTCGCCGATTCACAAGCTGAACAAGACCTCGCCTACGCGGCCCTGCACAAGAAGTACGGCTGGATCATGCGCGTCACGGACTTCTTTTCCACGCTTACCGGGCGCATCCACGGCCGGGCGATCCTGGTCCTTTCACTGGACATCGACTAG